In one window of Brassica rapa cultivar Chiifu-401-42 chromosome A07, CAAS_Brap_v3.01, whole genome shotgun sequence DNA:
- the LOC103828168 gene encoding mitochondrial import inner membrane translocase subunit TIM44-2 has translation MASRKLIRDLLITRQPLFLRLAHQRRAGERLGGFMPAIGCSINRRFSIFSDFSKKIRGEAESNPEFQKTVKELKEKAEELKGVKEDLKVKTKEKTEQLYKQVDGVWTEAESVAKKVSSSVKDTFSAATEEVKESFKLGKEENAESASSSGTGNSKEENHQQQQQSGTTEGGQHTLFEKIKSSISSPLDIARKGIDIVKDELRGGTPKKKHLEYTPPPPFTGVKSTRTDLVVTPTKQSKWQKKWESLREKMQAHPAFKRLSGISEPVVNKSQEIAEDVVERWETSDNPIVHKIQDLNEAVFNETDSGSTYKEIRRRDPSFSLTDFAAEVHEAIKPVLSAYSKGDAETLKKYCSPEVIERCTAELAALKGHDLFFDHKILHISEVEVEETKMMGTIPTIIVRFQTQEIFCVRDKKGNIKEGGQDTIHSVYYKWAMQQVEAGEESMYPIWRLRDICKLGAAQALI, from the exons ATGGCGAGTAGAAAGCTGATTCGAGATTTACTCATCACAAGGCAGCCTCTCTTCCTCCGATTGGCGCATCAACGG AGAGCGGGAGAAAGACTAGGAGGGTTCATGCCAGCCATTGGGTGTTCGATTAATCGCCGGTTCAGCATTTTCAGCGACTTCTCCAAGAAAATTAGAGGGGAAGCTGAAAG CAATCCTGAATTCCAAAAAACAGTCAAGGAGCTCAAGGAAAAGGCAGAAGAGCTTAAAGGTGTCAAAGAGGACCTCAAAGTTAA aacaaaagaaaagactgAGCAGCTCTACAAGCAAGTTGATGGTGTCTGGACCGAGGCTGAATCTGTAGCTAAGAAG GTCTCTTCAAGTGTGAAAGACACGTTCTCAGCGGCCACAGAAGAG GTGAAGGAGTCATTCAAGCTTGGTAAAGAGGAGAATGCAGAGTCAGCAAGTTCATCAGGCACTGGAAACTCTAAAGAGGAAAACcaccagcagcagcagcaatcAGGCACTACTGAGGGAGGTCAACATAcattatttgaaaaaattaaatcgAGCATTTCTTCGCCCCTTGACATAGCGAGGAAGGGAATTGACATTGTGAAGGATGAGTTGCGAGGAGGCACGCCTAAAAAGAAGCACCTGGAATACACGCCTCCCCCACCATTTACAGGTGTGAAAAGTACAAGAACTGATCTGGTTGTTACTCCAACAAAACAGTCCAAGTGGCAAAAGAAATGGGAATCTTTAAGAGAAAAG ATGCAAGCTCATCCTGCTTTTAAACGTCTAAGCGGGATAAGTGAGCCTGTTGTCAACAAGAGCCAAGAG ATTGCAGAGGATGTTGTGGAAAGATGGGAAACCAGTGACAATCCCATTGTTCACAAAATTCAGGA CTTAAATGAGGCAGTGTTTAACGAAACAGATTCTGGATCAACTTATAAGGAGATACGCCGCCGAGATCC ATCGTTCTCCTTGACGGACTTTGCTGCAGAAGTTCATGAAGCCATCAAACCAGTCTTGAGTGCATATAGCAAG GGAGATGCTGAGACACTGAAGAAGTATTGTAGCCCGGAAGTGATTGAACGGTGCACTGCAGAGCTCGCAGCTTTAAAAGGCCATGATCTTTTTTTCGATCACAAG ATTCTGCATATATCGGAAGTAGAAGTTGAAGAGACAAAGATGATGGGAACTATACCCACAATCATAGTCAgg TTCCAAACGCAAGAAATCTTCTGTGTTCGTGACAAGAAGGGCAATATCAAAGAAGGAGGCCAG GACACGATACATTCGGTGTACTACAAGTGGGCAATGCAACAAGTGGAGGCAGGGGAGGAATCTATGTATCCCATTTGGAGGCTCAGAGATATATGTAAACTTGGTGCTGCTCAAGCTCTCATTTAA
- the LOC103828169 gene encoding serine/threonine-protein kinase 19 homolog isoform X2, with amino-acid sequence MHNEMQNNCTNPETSAAAAGGKKRRREEEEEVGCSHAANEDECFSLQDELTFSDTSVALRMMRSQFPRIDQSQLYSSVNDRTQVDRELERLRRDKVVRVFKLNTGQDDHAIIFLDDYLNQVDRIAKRMEEKKQSDTDIFKWFKEHVLDSKLEPSIAHHELCSLLSLGGEVKDAHITLLINAGLLTRQLIDPDMYWFAIPGIGKLWKALLQGRKELLSLLKRKRHKEMFLAELEKKRLRYSPLDMRFHIRDLIGSGHLKTFQTTSGLVVRVSTD; translated from the exons ATGCATAATGAAATGCAGAATAATTGCACAAATCCGGAAACCTCCGCCGCCGCTGCCGGAGGAAAGAAGCGTCGgcgagaggaggaggaggaggttggTTGCAGTCATGCTGCGAATGAAGATGAATGTTTTTCTCTCC AGGATGAACTTACCTTTAGCGATACTTCTGTGGCGCTTCGGATGATGCGGTCTCAGTTTCCTCGCATTGACCAG TCGCAATTGTACAGTAGCGTCAACGATAGAACCCAAGTCGATAGAGAACTTGAG CGGTTACGAAGGGACAAAGTTGTTCGTGTTTTCAAACTCAACACCGGACAAGATGATCATGCCATCATCTTTTTGGATGACTATCTTAACCAG GTGGATCGAATAGCCAAGAGGATGGAAGAGAAGAAACAGAGTGATACTGATATTTTCAAGTGGTTCAAAGAACATGTCCTTGATTCTAAACTTGAACCCAGTATTGCACATCATGAGCTT TGTTCGCTCTTATCATTGGGTGGAGAGGTGAAGGATGCTCACATCACTCTCTTAATTAACGCTGGCCTTCTC ACACGCCAACTTATCGATCCAGACATGTACTGGTTCGCCATTCCCGGTATTGGCAAACTGTGGAAGGCTTTACTGCAG GGAAGGAAGGAGCTACTCTCCTTGCTAAAGCGAAAGCGACATAAAGAGATGTTCTTGGCCGAGCTTGAAAAGAAACGACTCCGCTACTCTCCTCTTGATATGAGATTTCACATTCGAGATCTCATTGGCTCCGGTCACCTCAAAACTTTTCAAACCACTTCTGGTTTGGTTGTTCGGGTTTCAACCGACTAA
- the LOC103828169 gene encoding serine/threonine-protein kinase 19 homolog isoform X3 translates to MHNEMQNNCTNPETSAAAAGGKKRRREEEEEVGCSHAANEDECFSLQDELTFSDTSVALRMMRSQFPRIDQASVPPFILQSQLYSSVNDRTQVDRELERLRRDKVVRVFKLNTGQDDHAIIFLDDYLNQVDRIAKRMEEKKQSDTDIFKWFKEHVLDSKLEPSIAHHELTRQLIDPDMYWFAIPGIGKLWKALLQGRKELLSLLKRKRHKEMFLAELEKKRLRYSPLDMRFHIRDLIGSGHLKTFQTTSGLVVRVSTD, encoded by the exons ATGCATAATGAAATGCAGAATAATTGCACAAATCCGGAAACCTCCGCCGCCGCTGCCGGAGGAAAGAAGCGTCGgcgagaggaggaggaggaggttggTTGCAGTCATGCTGCGAATGAAGATGAATGTTTTTCTCTCC AGGATGAACTTACCTTTAGCGATACTTCTGTGGCGCTTCGGATGATGCGGTCTCAGTTTCCTCGCATTGACCAG GCTTCGGTGCCGCCATTCATATTACAGTCGCAATTGTACAGTAGCGTCAACGATAGAACCCAAGTCGATAGAGAACTTGAG CGGTTACGAAGGGACAAAGTTGTTCGTGTTTTCAAACTCAACACCGGACAAGATGATCATGCCATCATCTTTTTGGATGACTATCTTAACCAG GTGGATCGAATAGCCAAGAGGATGGAAGAGAAGAAACAGAGTGATACTGATATTTTCAAGTGGTTCAAAGAACATGTCCTTGATTCTAAACTTGAACCCAGTATTGCACATCATGAGCTT ACACGCCAACTTATCGATCCAGACATGTACTGGTTCGCCATTCCCGGTATTGGCAAACTGTGGAAGGCTTTACTGCAG GGAAGGAAGGAGCTACTCTCCTTGCTAAAGCGAAAGCGACATAAAGAGATGTTCTTGGCCGAGCTTGAAAAGAAACGACTCCGCTACTCTCCTCTTGATATGAGATTTCACATTCGAGATCTCATTGGCTCCGGTCACCTCAAAACTTTTCAAACCACTTCTGGTTTGGTTGTTCGGGTTTCAACCGACTAA
- the LOC103828169 gene encoding serine/threonine-protein kinase 19 homolog isoform X1: protein MHNEMQNNCTNPETSAAAAGGKKRRREEEEEVGCSHAANEDECFSLQDELTFSDTSVALRMMRSQFPRIDQASVPPFILQSQLYSSVNDRTQVDRELERLRRDKVVRVFKLNTGQDDHAIIFLDDYLNQVDRIAKRMEEKKQSDTDIFKWFKEHVLDSKLEPSIAHHELCSLLSLGGEVKDAHITLLINAGLLTRQLIDPDMYWFAIPGIGKLWKALLQGRKELLSLLKRKRHKEMFLAELEKKRLRYSPLDMRFHIRDLIGSGHLKTFQTTSGLVVRVSTD, encoded by the exons ATGCATAATGAAATGCAGAATAATTGCACAAATCCGGAAACCTCCGCCGCCGCTGCCGGAGGAAAGAAGCGTCGgcgagaggaggaggaggaggttggTTGCAGTCATGCTGCGAATGAAGATGAATGTTTTTCTCTCC AGGATGAACTTACCTTTAGCGATACTTCTGTGGCGCTTCGGATGATGCGGTCTCAGTTTCCTCGCATTGACCAG GCTTCGGTGCCGCCATTCATATTACAGTCGCAATTGTACAGTAGCGTCAACGATAGAACCCAAGTCGATAGAGAACTTGAG CGGTTACGAAGGGACAAAGTTGTTCGTGTTTTCAAACTCAACACCGGACAAGATGATCATGCCATCATCTTTTTGGATGACTATCTTAACCAG GTGGATCGAATAGCCAAGAGGATGGAAGAGAAGAAACAGAGTGATACTGATATTTTCAAGTGGTTCAAAGAACATGTCCTTGATTCTAAACTTGAACCCAGTATTGCACATCATGAGCTT TGTTCGCTCTTATCATTGGGTGGAGAGGTGAAGGATGCTCACATCACTCTCTTAATTAACGCTGGCCTTCTC ACACGCCAACTTATCGATCCAGACATGTACTGGTTCGCCATTCCCGGTATTGGCAAACTGTGGAAGGCTTTACTGCAG GGAAGGAAGGAGCTACTCTCCTTGCTAAAGCGAAAGCGACATAAAGAGATGTTCTTGGCCGAGCTTGAAAAGAAACGACTCCGCTACTCTCCTCTTGATATGAGATTTCACATTCGAGATCTCATTGGCTCCGGTCACCTCAAAACTTTTCAAACCACTTCTGGTTTGGTTGTTCGGGTTTCAACCGACTAA
- the LOC103828169 gene encoding uncharacterized protein LOC103828169 isoform X4: MHNEMQNNCTNPETSAAAAGGKKRRREEEEEVGCSHAANEDECFSLQDELTFSDTSVALRMMRSQFPRIDQASVPPFILQSQLYSSVNDRTQVDRELERLRRDKVVRVFKLNTGQDDHAIIFLDDYLNQVDRIAKRMEEKKQSDTDIFKWFKEHVLDSKLEPSIAHHELCSLLSLGGEVKDAHITLLINAGLLVYTPTYRSRHVLVRHSRYWQTVEGFTAGKEGATLLAKAKAT; the protein is encoded by the exons ATGCATAATGAAATGCAGAATAATTGCACAAATCCGGAAACCTCCGCCGCCGCTGCCGGAGGAAAGAAGCGTCGgcgagaggaggaggaggaggttggTTGCAGTCATGCTGCGAATGAAGATGAATGTTTTTCTCTCC AGGATGAACTTACCTTTAGCGATACTTCTGTGGCGCTTCGGATGATGCGGTCTCAGTTTCCTCGCATTGACCAG GCTTCGGTGCCGCCATTCATATTACAGTCGCAATTGTACAGTAGCGTCAACGATAGAACCCAAGTCGATAGAGAACTTGAG CGGTTACGAAGGGACAAAGTTGTTCGTGTTTTCAAACTCAACACCGGACAAGATGATCATGCCATCATCTTTTTGGATGACTATCTTAACCAG GTGGATCGAATAGCCAAGAGGATGGAAGAGAAGAAACAGAGTGATACTGATATTTTCAAGTGGTTCAAAGAACATGTCCTTGATTCTAAACTTGAACCCAGTATTGCACATCATGAGCTT TGTTCGCTCTTATCATTGGGTGGAGAGGTGAAGGATGCTCACATCACTCTCTTAATTAACGCTGGCCTTCTCGtat ACACGCCAACTTATCGATCCAGACATGTACTGGTTCGCCATTCCCGGTATTGGCAAACTGTGGAAGGCTTTACTGCAG GGAAGGAAGGAGCTACTCTCCTTGCTAAAGCGAAAGCGACATAA
- the LOC103828172 gene encoding LOW QUALITY PROTEIN: 5' exonuclease Apollo (The sequence of the model RefSeq protein was modified relative to this genomic sequence to represent the inferred CDS: inserted 2 bases in 1 codon), which translates to MESGLISVDRWKSGSQAYFLTHMHSDHTRGLSAGWSHGPLFCSRTTASLFPSRFPGFDLSLLRVLPLSSSWQSLSLRLPPSXLHFIAIHAHHCPGSVMFIFRGDFGCFLYTGDFRWECDDEEARTTLLAAVNDFPVDILYLDNTYCNPIYSFPSRLLAANLIAHLILSHPSHDIVIGVDSLGKEDLLLHLSRTLNIKIWVWPERLRTMHLLGFQDVFTTDTSLTRVRAVPRYSFSIQTLEGLNLMCPTIGIMPSGLPWLKTPFKGDANLSASLLTANNGRKPAAQQRELLLLQGAVHMFHENMYSVNYSDHSCYDEIGEFINLVKPKSMKGIVVSSSCYVDPLYYFGRVCGVSQPPELLLLRPDSREQFRAVRIKSYSTKDETINSKKEKWRKGDGHSSLRRNKKKRARIQVKCAKIAEVD; encoded by the exons ATGGAGAGCGGTTTGATATCGGTGGACCGGTGGAAGAGTGGGAGTCAAGCCTACTTCTTGACTCATATGCACTCCGATCACACTCGCGGCCTCTCCGCCGGCTGGTCCCACGGTCCTCTCTTCTGCTCCCGCACCACCGCCTCCCTCTTCCCCTCCCGATTCCCCGGCTTCGACCTCTCCTTGCTCCGCGTCCTCCCCCTCTCTTCTTCCTGGCAATCTCTCTCCCTCCGGCTCCCCCCTTC CCTCCATTTCATCGCCATCCACGCCCACCACTGCCCCG GATCGGTGATGTTCATCTTCCGTGGAGACTTCGGATGTTTTCTCTACACAGGTGACTTCCGCTGGGAATGTGATGATGAGGAAGCAAGGACCACTCTCCTCGCTGCTGTCAACGACTTCCCCGTCGACATTCTCTACTTGGATAACACCTACTGCAATCCCATCTACTCCTTCCCTTCCCGTCTTCTCGCTGCCAATCTGATTGCCCACCTTATCCTCTCTCATCCTTCCCACGATATCGTCATTGGAGTTGACTCTCTCGGCAAGGAAGATCTTCTCCTTCATCTCTCCCGTACTCTCAACATCAAG ATTTGGGTTTGGCCAGAGCGACTCCGCACCATGCACCTCCTTGGCTTCCAAGACGTTTTCACCACTGACACGTCTCTTACCAGAGTCCGTGCTGTCCCTCGCTATAGTTTCAGCATTCAGACGCTCGAGGGGCTCAATCTGATGTGCCCAACCATCGGCATCATGCCTTCGGGTCTCCCATGGCTCAAAACACCTTTCAAAGGAGATGCCAATCTCTCTGCTTCTCTTCTTACCGCTAATAACGGTAGGAAGCCTGCAGCTCAACAGAGAGAATTACTACTACTACAAGGGGCAGTGCATATGTTCCATGAGAATATGTATTCGGTCAACTACTCTGATCACTCTTGCTACGACGAGATTGGAGAGTTCATTAATCTTGTCAAGCCCAAGAGCATGAAAGGCATCGTGGTTTCATCCTCATGCTATGTTGACCCTCTCTACTATTTTGGGCGTGTCTGCGGTGTTAGCCAACCTCCAGAGTTGCTTCTTTTGAGGCCTGACTCCAGAGAGCAATTTCGAGCTGTTAGGATCAAGTCATATTCTACCAAGGACGAGACAATAAATTCGAAAAAGGAAAAATGGAGAAAGGGAGATGGCCATTCGAGTTTGAggagaaacaagaagaagagagcaCGTATACAAGTTAAGTGCGCCAAAATTGCAGAGGTTGATTAG
- the LOC103828170 gene encoding H/ACA ribonucleoprotein complex subunit 3-like protein, which translates to MYLQCYINENGDKVYTTKKESPLGLATESAHPARFSPDDKYSKERVTLKKRFGLLPIQGAPVKY; encoded by the exons ATGTATCTTCAGTGCTATATCAACGAAAATGGCGACAAGGTTTACACCACTAAG AAGGAATCACCGCTCGGGTTAGCCACTGAATCTGCCCATCCAG CCCGATTCTCCCCTGACGATAAATATTCAAAGGAGAGAGTTACATTGAAGAAGCGTTTTGGTCTCTTACCCATCCAGGGCGCACCTGTCAAGTACTGA
- the LOC103828174 gene encoding uncharacterized protein LOC103828174 produces MRKSTEKASGFVKAEEKTVKPPFRLAVDDTKPVLQDPILRSDPMETEEAVLRLPSFPVIRPSKS; encoded by the exons ATGAGGAAATCTACAGAGAAGGCCTCGGGTTTTGTTAAAGCGGAAGAGAAAACTGTGAAACCTCCTTTCAGACTTGCCGTCGATGACACCAAACCTGTTCTTCAGGACCCg ATTCTGAGATCGGACCCAATGGAGACAGAAGAAGCAGTCCTGAGGCTGCCCTCTTTCCCGGTGATCAGACCATCTAAATCATAA
- the LOC103828173 gene encoding serine/threonine-protein kinase tricorner isoform X2 translates to MDSAKGWFQKRQMRGGSRYKGGSGGGGGGSNGSADEQPNVETDEEAVSNTTKQKVAAAKQYIENHYKEQMKILQERKERRSLLEQKLADADVCEEDQNNLLKFLEKKETEYMRLQRHKLGVADFDLLTMIGKGAFGEVRICKEKTTGQVYAMKKLKKAEMLRRGQVEHVRAERNLLAEVDSNYIVKLYCSFQDDDHLYLVMEYLPGGDMMTLLMRKDTLTEEEAKFYVAETVLAIESIHRHNYIHRDIKPDNLLLDRYGHLRLSDFGLCKPLDCSAIGENEFSNNPNNGSTTEQEGGSGAPKRTQQEQLEHWQKNRRKLAYSTVGTPDYIAPEVLLKKGYGMECDWWSLGAIMYEMLVGYPPFYADDPMSTCRKIVNWKSHLKFPEEAVLSREAKDLINSLLCSVRRRLGSKGADELKAHPWFETVDWDTIFDMDAAFVPEVNDDLDTQNFEKFDEMLSSKDINFVGYTYKNFEIVNDYQVPGMAELKKKNKSKRPPMVKSLFDGGSSETSDPPETTTKSAGDRPPPVPPVVQGSFLKLLPPELEVRPKQEESEAC, encoded by the exons ATGGATTCTGCAAAGGGTTGGTTTCAGAAGCGGCAGATGCGTGGAGGATCCAGATATAAAGGTGGttccggtggtggtggtggaggtagTAATGGCTCTGCCGATGAGCAACCAAACGTGGAAactgatgaagaagctgtctctAACACTACCAAGCAGAAAGTTGCAGCTGCTAAACAGTACATTGAGAATCATTACAAAGAGCAGATGAAGATTCTTCAAGAGAGGAAAGAAAG GCGAAGCCTGCTAGAGCAGAAGCTGGCAGATGCTGATGTTTGTGAAGAAGATCAAAACAATCTTCTCAAGTTTCTGGAGAAGAAGGAGACAGAGTACATGCGCCTTCAGCGCCATAAGCTAGGCGTTGCTGATTTTGATTTGCTTACCATGATTGGCAAAGGTGCTTTTGGGGAG GTTAGAATTTGTAAAGAAAAGACGACAGGTCAAGTTTATGCAATGAAAAAGCTCAAGAAGGCCGAGATGCTTCGTAGAGGCCAG GTTGAACATGTGAGAGCAGAGAGGAACCTACTTGCGGAAGTGGACAGTAACTACATTGTTAAGCTTTATTGTTCATTTCAAGATGATGACCACCTTTACCTTGTGATGGAGTATCTTCCTGGTGGTGACATGATGACTCTGCTGATGCGCAAAGATACTCTGACAGAAGAGGAAGCCAAGTTCTATGTCGCTGAGACAGTTCTTGCTATCGAGTCCATCCACAGGCACAATTACATTCACAGGGATATCAAGCCGGACAACTTGTTGCTTGACAGATATGGGCATCTCAGACTGTCGGATTTCGGATTGTGTAAACCGTTGGACTGCAGTGCCATTGGAGAAAACGAATTTTCAAACAATCCGAATAACGGATCTACTACGGAGCAAGAGGGCGGATCAGGTGCTCCAAAAAGAACACAGCAGGAACAGCTTGAACATTGGCAGAAGAACAGGAGAAAGCTA GCTTATTCGACAGTTGGAACACCAGATTACATAGCTCCAGAAGTTCTGTTGAAGAAAGGCTATGGAATGGAGTGTGACTG GTGGTCTCTTGGAGCTATCATGTATGAAATGCTAGTAGGGTATCCTCCTTTCTATGCAGATGATCCTATGTCAACCTGTAGAAAG ATAGTAAACTGGAAAAGTCATTTGAAGTTTCCAGAGGAAGCAGTCTTGTCAAGGGAAGCAAAAGATCTGATCAACAGTCTTTTGTGCAGTGTCAGACGCAGGCTTGGTTCCAAAGGTGCTGATGAACTCAAG GCTCATCCATGGTTTGAAACTGTTGATTGGGATACCATATTCGATATGGATGCAGCGTTTGTTCCCGAGGTCAATGACGATTTAGACACTCAGAATTTTGAAAAGTTTGACGAG ATGCTGTCGTCAAAGGACATAAACTTTGTAGGGTACACTTACAAGAACTTTGAGATCGTTAATGATTACCAAGTTCCTGGAATGG CGgagttaaagaagaagaataagtcGAAGCGACCACCAATGGTCAAATCACTCTTCG ATGGTGGATCATCAGAGACATCGGATCCGCCGGAAACAACGACGAAATCGGCTGGTGATCGACCTCCGCCTGTTCCTCCGGTGGTTCAGGGAAGCTTTCTGAAACTTCTGCCACCAGAACTTGAAGTGAGGCCTAAGCAGGAAGAATCTGAAGCTTGCTAA
- the LOC103828173 gene encoding serine/threonine-protein kinase tricorner isoform X1, protein MDSAKGWFQKRQMRGGSRYKGGSGGGGGGSNGSADEQPNVETDEEAVSNTTKQKVAAAKQYIENHYKEQMKILQERKERRSLLEQKLADADVCEEDQNNLLKFLEKKETEYMRLQRHKLGVADFDLLTMIGKGAFGEVRICKEKTTGQVYAMKKLKKAEMLRRGQVEHVRAERNLLAEVDSNYIVKLYCSFQDDDHLYLVMEYLPGGDMMTLLMRKDTLTEEEAKFYVAETVLAIESIHRHNYIHRDIKPDNLLLDRYGHLRLSDFGLCKPLDCSAIGENEFSNNPNNGSTTEQEGGSGAPKRTQQEQLEHWQKNRRKLAYSTVGTPDYIAPEVLLKKGYGMECDWWSLGAIMYEMLVGYPPFYADDPMSTCRKIVNWKSHLKFPEEAVLSREAKDLINSLLCSVRRRLGSKGADELKAHPWFETVDWDTIFDMDAAFVPEVNDDLDTQNFEKFDESESQTETSSKSGPWRKMLSSKDINFVGYTYKNFEIVNDYQVPGMAELKKKNKSKRPPMVKSLFDGGSSETSDPPETTTKSAGDRPPPVPPVVQGSFLKLLPPELEVRPKQEESEAC, encoded by the exons ATGGATTCTGCAAAGGGTTGGTTTCAGAAGCGGCAGATGCGTGGAGGATCCAGATATAAAGGTGGttccggtggtggtggtggaggtagTAATGGCTCTGCCGATGAGCAACCAAACGTGGAAactgatgaagaagctgtctctAACACTACCAAGCAGAAAGTTGCAGCTGCTAAACAGTACATTGAGAATCATTACAAAGAGCAGATGAAGATTCTTCAAGAGAGGAAAGAAAG GCGAAGCCTGCTAGAGCAGAAGCTGGCAGATGCTGATGTTTGTGAAGAAGATCAAAACAATCTTCTCAAGTTTCTGGAGAAGAAGGAGACAGAGTACATGCGCCTTCAGCGCCATAAGCTAGGCGTTGCTGATTTTGATTTGCTTACCATGATTGGCAAAGGTGCTTTTGGGGAG GTTAGAATTTGTAAAGAAAAGACGACAGGTCAAGTTTATGCAATGAAAAAGCTCAAGAAGGCCGAGATGCTTCGTAGAGGCCAG GTTGAACATGTGAGAGCAGAGAGGAACCTACTTGCGGAAGTGGACAGTAACTACATTGTTAAGCTTTATTGTTCATTTCAAGATGATGACCACCTTTACCTTGTGATGGAGTATCTTCCTGGTGGTGACATGATGACTCTGCTGATGCGCAAAGATACTCTGACAGAAGAGGAAGCCAAGTTCTATGTCGCTGAGACAGTTCTTGCTATCGAGTCCATCCACAGGCACAATTACATTCACAGGGATATCAAGCCGGACAACTTGTTGCTTGACAGATATGGGCATCTCAGACTGTCGGATTTCGGATTGTGTAAACCGTTGGACTGCAGTGCCATTGGAGAAAACGAATTTTCAAACAATCCGAATAACGGATCTACTACGGAGCAAGAGGGCGGATCAGGTGCTCCAAAAAGAACACAGCAGGAACAGCTTGAACATTGGCAGAAGAACAGGAGAAAGCTA GCTTATTCGACAGTTGGAACACCAGATTACATAGCTCCAGAAGTTCTGTTGAAGAAAGGCTATGGAATGGAGTGTGACTG GTGGTCTCTTGGAGCTATCATGTATGAAATGCTAGTAGGGTATCCTCCTTTCTATGCAGATGATCCTATGTCAACCTGTAGAAAG ATAGTAAACTGGAAAAGTCATTTGAAGTTTCCAGAGGAAGCAGTCTTGTCAAGGGAAGCAAAAGATCTGATCAACAGTCTTTTGTGCAGTGTCAGACGCAGGCTTGGTTCCAAAGGTGCTGATGAACTCAAG GCTCATCCATGGTTTGAAACTGTTGATTGGGATACCATATTCGATATGGATGCAGCGTTTGTTCCCGAGGTCAATGACGATTTAGACACTCAGAATTTTGAAAAGTTTGACGAG tcAGAATCGCAAACTGAGACATCATCCAAGTCTGGCCCATGGAGGAAG ATGCTGTCGTCAAAGGACATAAACTTTGTAGGGTACACTTACAAGAACTTTGAGATCGTTAATGATTACCAAGTTCCTGGAATGG CGgagttaaagaagaagaataagtcGAAGCGACCACCAATGGTCAAATCACTCTTCG ATGGTGGATCATCAGAGACATCGGATCCGCCGGAAACAACGACGAAATCGGCTGGTGATCGACCTCCGCCTGTTCCTCCGGTGGTTCAGGGAAGCTTTCTGAAACTTCTGCCACCAGAACTTGAAGTGAGGCCTAAGCAGGAAGAATCTGAAGCTTGCTAA